The DNA segment GGGACTCAGCAAGTCCAGAACCGCGCTGGAGCATTTGACATACCTACTCAAGTTCATGGACGACTATGTCCACAAAAGATTGGACTATTTGAAAAGTTCAAGCTGTGAAAAGATATTCTTTTCTGACATCTGGCACTTGTTCAAGCCAGGGGGCCAGGTCATTTCTGCTGATGGTAAGCAGATATACCAGATCTTCAACGTGACTTCAACACCTCATATTGGCGAGGAACGTTTTTCAAAGTTTGCaaaggaggatgaagattCTCGTGAAGCAGCCGACGGTCAAATTGTCATCCAATGTGTCTTTATCCACTTTGATGGACGCCAAATTGGCCCAGTTGTGAGAAACGTTAGCATTCCCAAGTTCGACGGTGAAAAGGCTGTTACTTCGTTGGAAATCTATCCCTTACGATTTCACGTTCGCAAGAAACTGGAAAGACAAATCATGGGACGGAAGCCGACGGGAGATGAAATTGGCAAGTCTTTGAGGGATGGCGTCGCCAAGCTGCAGGAGACACTTATCGAAAGAGGCAAACTATTTACGGAGGTGGCAGCCGTCAAGCACATGTACTACTCGGGTCTGACTGTTGACACACGCGATGAGGTTCAGAGCCAGGTCATGATAGACTTTGCAGAGGCTTTCCTGGTGGAGAAGAATGGCAATTGGAGGCCAGAAGTCAAACATTTGGTTGGGATGGTTGAGATTTCTAATTCGCTACGTCGCGATGCACCATGCACGGCGCTATGTTGCGCAGAAGAAAGTGTTCACAACGACATATATGTGGACAATAAGCGACATTACGACTTCATGAAGGAAATGCTGAGAGGCGTCGAGGATGGCGTGGACGACTTGCCGCCCGCCGCTATATATCCCCGCCCTTTGGAGACTCTCAAGACAGGGGGGAGTACGCTGACGAGAGATGATTTGCTCATCATGTCGTATACTGTTTTTGGATTTGTCCTTCGAGATCGCTCATGGGGTACGTCGATGACTATTCTCCATCGTCTCAACTGTTGACCACCAAGCTAACGACTCCATGAACAGCCCAGTTGGATTTAACGCACCTCACCCACTTCACCGACTCCGTCGACGATTCCTCTGCTGGTAATGATGACGAGACTGAAGATGACAAGACAGCTTTTGGCCGGCTCGTTCTACCACCGGGCCACAAGAACATGGTACTCTCACTGATTTCTCAACATTTTCGAAATAAGGCAGCGCAGCGAGACAGGGACAGGGATGAACAGGTTGACATCGTTCGTGGAAAGGGTATGCCTTTGAGAGAATTAATGACTCTTTCTTCACAAATTATTTTCTGATAACGAGACAGGAAAGGGACTTATTATCCTCCTGCACGGCGCCCCAGGCGTAGgaaagacaacaacagccGGTAAGAATCACACGAGACCATTAGCTACTggcttgatgaacttgtGTACATTTGACTAACAAACCTGACAGAGGGTGTCGCcgagaagttcaagaagcCTCTGTTCCAGATAACATGCGGTACGTATCATGCACACGTTGGCTATAGCTTTCCATCTGCCCTAATCCTCTTTATGCTTTGAGCCCTTGGGCCCTTCTGATATCGATTACAGGTGACCTTGGATCGTCCCCAAAGGACGTAGAAGATGCTTTGCAAACGAACTTTGCACTGGCCAACAGATGGGGCTGtattctccttctcgacgaGGCTGATGTGTTTCTGGCTGAGAGACGAAGAGATGACTTTAACCGCAATGGACTAGTGGCAGGTCAGTGTTGATCAAGCTTTCTCGACTTTGATCTTTAGAGAAAGACTCTTCGGCAACATACTAACCCACTGTGCTAGTCTTCCTCCGAGTCCTAGAGTATTACGCTGGTATCCTATTCCTCACTACGAATCGCATTGGAGACTTTGACGAAGCCTTTGCTTCTAGGATTCACATGAGTCTTCACTATCCACCTCTCAAGCTGGTTTCAACTTCCAAGATCTTCGAGCTCAACCTCAAAATGATCAAGAAACGATACCAAGAAGCTGACAGGAAGATAACCATTGACATGCAGGGAATTGGGGAGTACGCCGAAGAGTATTGGCAGAGGAACGTAAAAGCGCGGCTGAACGGACGCCAAATTCGAAATGCCTGTCAGACTGCGTTGGCTCTCGCAGAGTTCGACGCTCAGCCAGAGGGCAGCAAGTATGACCTGACTGTCAGGTCGGATGCCAAGGTACACTTGACGGTGAAGCATATCCAGACCGTTTCAGACGCTTACCTCGAATTCATCGAGTACCTCAAGGCAGTTCACGGCACTGATGCAGAAACGCATGCGAATGAGGCTGGCCTAAGAGCCTTGGAAACAGCTTACTTGGCTATGAGATCTGGTGCTGGCCACAGAGGGATGGGTTCTGCTGAAGCAAGGAATAATCCGCTTCACAGCTTTAAGCTGCAAACCCAGTCATCGCAGTCTCAAACGCACATGCGTCCAGATCAGGGGAATTTCGCGCAGCAACACCGCCAAGGGCCTTCATACGAGGTAGGGCAGGCCTCGATGGGACCGTACAATACACCGCCGCGAATGGGTGGTCCACAGCCTGGCATGGCACTATATCAGGCAACGACCATGTCCAATCCAAGTTATCAGCAGCATCCAAGCAACATCCCAGCTGTAGACCAGTTCCATCACTCCGGAGGTCAGCAGCGTCTCTCACCATCTCAGCACATGTCATATTCCCCATCTCCATCTAGTTCAACAGGACAGTATCAGCATCTCACAGGCGATGCCACGAATCAAAATATGACCTCAATATATGGACAGTCAGCTGAGCCGTTCGGGCAGCAGGATCCAAGGTCGGGAAATATCTGGCCTACGAATGTAGAGAGGATCAACAACCCAGGAGCGCCTTGAGGCATTATATCAAAGATAGTGTTATTTTTCATTAGATTTATTATCAAAAGCCTCTAGCCTCTTGTATTATTAACATCGctgcatcttcttgagcaggtTAGCGAGGTGTGTCCACTCTTTTGGCGGAGAAGATATTGTAACATTTTCGCTGATCTTGAATTCCTGATCACCGACGAAGCGACATCAAGGCCTGTCTGATATacttttctcgtgtcataaaagaaaataaataatatgAACCTTAAACATGAGTCAACTATAACATTTTACAGTTAAATCttcttttatcttaaaaGTTACCCTTTGAAATGCCATTGCTCACTTTGACAAACTCGCAATCCAGGCCGACTGGGAAATCACCAGAACCTAAAGAAAGAGTCGATGGTCCCCCTACCCGAAGCCCGCGTAGCTTTCCATCTCTATCATATGCATACAGAGAGACCCTGTTGTCAGCCAACTGCTCACCACGAAGTCCATGGATATAAGCATCTTCGGATGTCACAAGATTGGTATGGTCGTGGGTATAAAAGAGAACGCCGATTCTGGCGGCCGAACCGTACTGGAGGCAACGGAGGTCTCCCTTATCACCAATGGGCCAGCCCTGATTGGGTCGATCATCGCCGTTATAGCGCTGATAGCGTAGTACCATTCCTTGTCCAGCATCAATAGCAGATATGAAACACTTTGTTGCACGGCCCCCTTCAGTCCTGTGGATGAAAAAGAGGTCCTTTCCATCAGCCAGTGCGAGTTTATACCAATTATCTGGACCAGATTTGATGTCCTGACCCTGGTTGTCTTTGAGGTTCTGTTTCATAGATGTCAGCCATGTCAGAAGACACCTTGACTAGTACTTACCACCATAGTAAGTGCTTCTTAAACAATCTTATATATAGGAGTATAGTAAGAATAGTAAATAAAGTGATTGtgaaataataaaagggATGGTTTAAGTTTTCCCTCTCTTTGGTACAGATGTAATGCTCTTAAGTACTTCCATTCATAGCTATATACATATCTTCCTGCCAGGTGCACCAGTCTGCTTGTGGCTGGCATTAGGCAGCTGAGCCAAGCTTTTTCGAGGCTGTTCTGTTGATATAATTGACCTTCAGAAAAATAGGATTCAATATTCTCAAGTTCTGATCCGCAGCTAAAATGCAGCCTGTAAGCAACCTTTTCAAATGCCCATGTAACTAATGGAGAAACCCGAGCATTGAGAATAGAGCTGAACTTGATTGTTATGTCCAAAATCAGTCAGCAGTCAATTACAATATTACAATAACGACAGATGGAGAAGGGATCGACCACCGAAACAAGCTGGGGCAGGGTTCATGTCAGCTTGCAAGTCttgaagggaaagaagacgACATACTTATTCTTTGGAATGTAAAAGTCGAGCAATAATACTGTTTTTGAacttggtcttcttcttgtttccGTTGCGATGCTGAGAGTTTCTTGGATGGTAATGACCCATAGCTTCTGAGTACGAAGGAAGTCGGTTCTCGGTTCTTTGACTTGTTCGTGGTCCAGTGAAACCGCAGCCAACACAGCGGCATTGGCCCAAAGACGATGTTTGGGAGACGCGGGAAGTTTGTAAGTCCACGTATCGATCCATTTTCCTTTAACTCGATAAATGCCGACGGTGAATAATTATTTGAGTGATAGTAATTCATAGTTCAAGTTGTATAAGAAGTTTGGCCATGTTAAAGTATTTAAGTTAACGTTGGGTAAGGCGGTGGGGCTCGGCGAAAGGTCCCTTGCTACCCCATACAACTTTCGCCGAAAGAGTGACGTAGCCAACTTCGCCGAAGCTAGGGTTGGAGTGCCGCTTTGACATGGGCCGGCAGTGAAAATACGTCAGACAGACCAGCGGCGAAATATCCATCGATACGCGCCAATGTTATTAGTAACATTGGAGAGACTTTGCTCTGGTCCCTTACAATCTGACGCCAAGACACGAGCATCTCCCTTGATCTCAGTGCCGCTTCCTGCGTAGGCGATTGAATGAAGACAACCATTGCAAAACTTGACATCACGGCGAAACAAACATTTGACCCTAGTACCAGGTTAACGGACTTTTGAGTCACGGAAACGGGGGCGGGTATCCATCACTCACAAGAATACCAAAACTCATGGAAACGAGCGGGAGAGAGGTTTTTGACGA comes from the Fusarium oxysporum f. sp. lycopersici 4287 supercont2.46 genomic scaffold, whole genome shotgun sequence genome and includes:
- a CDS encoding uncharacterized protein (At least one base has a quality score < 10), which codes for MAIPAAGQEQALPPALSRAVEEDVKISHTHLTEDEEGLRIDKERVSATHLQSKAFQDDPASPGREANQAEAPNGLAADSHQNSDESPSTLMLEISSLRDKLRFLQEKVGKASDRSDINQDRQVEDERQLRKRIRRAHFAKNWVDEAETCANQNWVERINCGHDGQYLHMITASGTDAYTDNVDGDGSTKFQSEQEREFWYGVPHKPHRGLRPPTSLRPNYSRKLGPPTEWDMSDSDEWSSDGSIRTRDFEYFRARLRGDFEWELDRLAAQKRRFEYFKKKKQAKAERQARLERGELVSSDSEDDDSQAGKGEDAEENYKAPVLQPALNRMEWGEFRASRFTVARSSFIIDILVGEPQILGGFFQQYRGKYLEEKTIPHRFKAVEGHQVQKGEGAGQGSSRMAVPDGEAPLPERIRIHSKEIIRTLAIIHGSELTSADMYNSSIVMLRPYRMLTYYENEIRQWHSRLEEQYRNPELAANDEPAANDEAPQKDGAKDDNENEDTDSTQEETSGVEDPQGLSKSRTALEHLTYLLKFMDDYVHKRLDYLKSSSCEKIFFSDIWHLFKPGGQVISADGKQIYQIFNVTSTPHIGEERFSKFAKEDEDSREAADGQIVIQCVFIHFDGRQIGPVVRNVSIPKFDGEKAVTSLEIYPLRFHVRKKLERQIMGRKPTGDEIGKSLRDGVAKLQETLIERGKLFTEVAAVKHMYYSGLTVDTRDEVQSQVMIDFAEAFLVEKNGNWRPEVKHLVGMVEISNSLRRDAPCTALCCAEESVHNDIYVDNKRHYDFMKEMLRGVEDGVDDLPPAAIYPRPLETLKTGGSTLTRDDLLIMSYTVFGFVLRDRSWAQLDLTHLTHFTDSVDDSSAGNDDETEDDKTAFGRLVLPPGHKNMVLSLISQHFRNKAAQRDRDRDEQVDIVRGKGKGLIILLHGAPGVGKTTTAEGVAEKFKKPLFQITCGDLGSSPKDVEDALQTNFALANRWGCILLLDEADVFLAERRRDDFNRNGLVAVFLRVLEYYAGILFLTTNRIGDFDEAFASRIHMSLHYPPLKLVSTSKIFELNLKMIKKRYQEADRKITIDMQGIGEYAEEYWQRNVKARLNGRQIRNACQTALALAEFDAQPEGSKYDLTVRSDAKVHLTVKHIQTVSDAYLEFIEYLKAVHGTDAETHANEAGLRALETAYLAMRSGAGHRGMGSAEARNNPLHSFKLQTQSSQSQTHMRPDQGNFAQQHRQGPSYEVGQASMGPYNTPPRMGGPQPGMALYQATTMSNPSYQQHPSNIPAVDQFHHSGGQQRLSPSQHMSYSPSPSSSTGQYQHLTGDATNQNMTSIYGQSAEPFGQQDPRSGNIWPTNVERINNPGAP